A genomic segment from Syntrophotalea acetylenivorans encodes:
- a CDS encoding PSP1 domain-containing protein — MIRIVSVKFRTAGKQYDFLCKNLDLAAQDQVIVETDRGQSLGTVVSSPRECEPSQAPDKLKSVLRLATAKDINMAKQSAAKEKTAFEFCQQRIQSRNMDMKLVRAEYLFDASKIIFYFTSDGRVDFRDLVKDLAHHFHTRIEMRQIGVRDEAKITGGLGICGRALCCCTFLVNFAPVSVKMAKEQNLALNPNKISGQCGRLLCCLNYEYDTYRDHRKGLPKCGRKVKHEGLEGMVVSQNVLARKVTVRREDNVSVEVPVDQLELLDKTAEKQPQAPSRTRGKQSAGRRQGPRKNASAEETKERTKKPQQKQQQKTAESSDGDKPARKKSRRRPRRRPANSKPSGDQNG, encoded by the coding sequence ATGATTCGAATCGTTTCGGTTAAATTCCGCACTGCCGGAAAACAATACGACTTCCTGTGCAAAAACCTGGACCTTGCTGCTCAAGACCAAGTCATCGTTGAGACAGACCGCGGCCAATCCCTTGGTACCGTCGTTTCCTCGCCCAGGGAATGCGAACCCTCCCAGGCCCCTGACAAACTAAAGAGTGTACTCCGCCTCGCCACTGCCAAGGATATAAATATGGCTAAGCAATCGGCGGCTAAAGAAAAAACAGCTTTCGAATTTTGCCAGCAACGCATTCAGTCCCGCAATATGGACATGAAACTGGTCCGGGCTGAGTATCTTTTCGATGCCTCGAAGATTATTTTCTATTTTACCTCGGACGGACGGGTTGATTTTCGTGACCTGGTCAAAGACCTGGCTCATCATTTTCACACTCGCATAGAGATGCGCCAAATTGGTGTACGAGACGAAGCCAAAATTACCGGCGGCCTTGGAATCTGCGGTCGCGCCCTCTGCTGTTGCACCTTTTTGGTCAACTTCGCCCCGGTATCGGTAAAAATGGCCAAGGAACAGAACCTGGCTCTTAACCCCAATAAAATTTCCGGACAATGCGGAAGACTGCTCTGTTGTCTCAACTACGAGTACGACACCTATCGTGACCACCGTAAGGGACTGCCGAAATGTGGTCGCAAAGTGAAACATGAGGGCCTGGAAGGCATGGTGGTGTCTCAAAACGTTCTGGCCCGCAAAGTGACCGTCAGGCGAGAAGACAACGTGAGCGTTGAGGTTCCTGTTGACCAACTGGAACTGCTGGATAAAACCGCGGAAAAACAACCCCAGGCCCCTTCCCGCACCCGCGGCAAACAAAGTGCAGGCCGTCGGCAAGGTCCTCGCAAGAATGCTTCTGCCGAGGAGACGAAGGAACGGACAAAGAAACCGCAGCAAAAACAGCAACAAAAAACGGCGGAAAGTAGTGATGGGGACAAACCAGCCCGTAAAAAATCCCGTCGCAGACCCAGGCGCCGCCCTGCCAACAGCAAACCATCAGGAGACCAGAATGGATAA
- the holB gene encoding DNA polymerase III subunit delta' produces MTFASIIGHDRQKDLLRRALSSDRLSHAYLFEGPSGIGKRLMALALARAVFCQQGTGCGDCAACRKVDHHNHPDLHFVEADGSSIKIEQIRTMQKELSYRPLEAPKKICVIDDAEKLNLAAGNALLKTLEEPTANTLIIMLSAQPDALLITIRSRCQRLPFARIERKRLMEVLCEQLAIDETEAHILTSLANGSFKKALGKDRELYIEGRRDLLKTLTGLTPGSVLPLFNFAEKLAQNKELLPEILEIFQAFYRDLLLYHYGRSENELVNIDLMNKIHRVASEESTSSLLGKLSALDQTRRQLARNVNRQLAVEVLLMRLVA; encoded by the coding sequence ATGACCTTTGCCAGCATCATCGGACACGACCGTCAGAAAGACCTGCTCCGGCGAGCGCTTTCAAGCGACAGGCTGTCCCACGCCTACCTTTTTGAAGGCCCTTCGGGGATCGGTAAACGGCTTATGGCACTGGCCCTGGCCAGAGCGGTTTTTTGCCAACAGGGTACCGGATGCGGTGACTGCGCTGCCTGTCGCAAGGTGGACCACCACAATCACCCCGACCTGCATTTTGTCGAAGCCGATGGCAGCAGTATCAAAATCGAACAGATTCGAACCATGCAAAAGGAACTTTCTTACCGGCCCCTTGAAGCACCCAAGAAAATCTGCGTGATCGATGACGCTGAAAAACTTAATTTGGCAGCAGGGAACGCCCTGCTAAAAACTCTGGAGGAACCGACAGCCAACACCTTGATTATTATGCTGTCGGCTCAGCCGGACGCTCTGTTGATTACCATTCGTTCCCGTTGCCAGCGCCTGCCCTTTGCCCGCATTGAACGTAAACGTCTCATGGAGGTCCTCTGTGAGCAGCTGGCAATTGATGAAACCGAAGCGCACATCCTGACCTCTTTAGCCAACGGCAGCTTTAAAAAAGCCCTGGGCAAAGATCGCGAACTCTATATAGAAGGTCGTCGCGACCTGCTGAAGACCCTGACTGGATTGACGCCGGGCAGCGTACTGCCACTATTCAATTTTGCGGAAAAACTGGCCCAGAACAAAGAACTTCTGCCGGAAATCCTCGAGATTTTTCAGGCATTTTATCGGGACCTGCTCCTCTATCACTACGGGCGTTCCGAAAACGAACTGGTCAATATCGACCTGATGAACAAAATACATCGAGTCGCCAGTGAAGAATCAACATCCTCGCTGCTTGGTAAATTGTCTGCGCTGGACCAGACACGCAGACAGCTTGCCCGCAACGTCAATCGACAACTGGCCGTTGAAGTTTTACTCATGCGCTTGGTCGCTTGA
- the tmk gene encoding dTMP kinase produces the protein MAHFITFEGIEGSGKTTQIAKVAELLRGQGYNVVTTREPGGCPISNAIREILLNPANDALENRAELLLYAAARAQHVAEVIQPALKQGQIVLCDRYTDATLAYQGYGRGLDLDLIEELNTLASGDCRPHLTLLLDMPHETGLKRALERNDTQNMCDEGRFEQESLDFHKRVREGYLFLAQKDPQRMQVIDATGTPAEVSERLIACLQAYLDSGTGS, from the coding sequence ATGGCACATTTCATTACCTTTGAAGGCATTGAAGGCAGCGGAAAAACAACCCAGATTGCTAAGGTGGCAGAACTTCTTCGTGGCCAAGGCTATAATGTTGTTACCACCCGTGAGCCGGGAGGTTGCCCTATCTCCAACGCCATACGAGAAATTTTACTTAACCCCGCCAACGATGCTCTTGAGAATCGCGCTGAGCTACTGCTCTACGCTGCGGCTAGAGCCCAGCATGTAGCGGAAGTCATACAACCGGCCCTGAAGCAGGGGCAAATCGTACTTTGTGATCGCTATACCGATGCGACTCTAGCCTACCAGGGTTATGGTCGCGGTCTCGACCTTGATCTTATCGAGGAGCTGAATACACTGGCCAGTGGCGACTGTCGGCCTCACCTAACCCTGTTACTCGACATGCCCCACGAGACCGGCTTGAAAAGGGCTTTAGAACGCAACGACACGCAAAACATGTGCGACGAAGGGCGATTTGAACAAGAGTCTCTCGATTTCCACAAGAGGGTCAGGGAAGGCTACCTGTTCCTTGCCCAAAAAGATCCGCAGCGCATGCAGGTAATCGACGCCACCGGCACCCCGGCCGAGGTGAGCGAACGACTGATCGCCTGCCTGCAAGCGTACCTTGATTCTGGAACAGGCTCATGA
- the rnc gene encoding ribonuclease III, which translates to MQTDQDMQCLQDNLGYRFSDSSLLIEALTHKSYSNEQRGDLVACNERLEFLGDAVLDLVVSRYMFRCFPAAQEGELTRIRAEVVSEKGLSIVARTLQLGHFLRLGRGEERSGGREKDSLMANALEALLGAVFSDGGFDSACVLVERLFAKSIAEAAQRKHGLDHKTHLQEITQARYAQIPDYVLVSEDGPEHRRHYTVEVRLADKPLGQGQGSTKKKAEQLAALVAISRLSDSEG; encoded by the coding sequence TTGCAAACAGATCAAGACATGCAGTGTCTGCAGGATAATCTCGGCTATCGGTTTTCCGATAGTTCTTTGTTGATCGAAGCTCTGACCCATAAATCGTATAGTAACGAACAGCGCGGAGATCTCGTAGCTTGTAATGAGAGGCTGGAATTTTTGGGCGATGCGGTACTGGACCTGGTTGTCAGTCGCTATATGTTTCGATGTTTCCCTGCAGCCCAAGAAGGAGAGCTTACCCGGATTCGGGCCGAGGTGGTTAGCGAAAAAGGTCTCTCCATAGTCGCCAGGACATTGCAACTCGGCCACTTTTTACGTCTTGGGCGGGGCGAAGAGCGCAGTGGCGGTCGAGAAAAAGACAGTCTGATGGCCAATGCCCTTGAGGCCTTGCTGGGTGCGGTATTCAGCGACGGCGGTTTTGATTCGGCCTGTGTCCTGGTTGAGCGGCTGTTCGCCAAGTCAATCGCCGAGGCGGCCCAGCGTAAACATGGACTCGACCATAAGACCCATTTGCAGGAGATAACCCAGGCTCGTTACGCTCAGATTCCCGACTATGTGCTCGTTAGCGAGGATGGGCCAGAACATCGGCGACACTATACTGTCGAGGTACGGTTGGCTGATAAACCTCTCGGTCAGGGGCAGGGCAGTACAAAGAAAAAGGCCGAGCAACTAGCTGCTTTGGTTGCTATCTCCAGATTATCGGATAGCGAGGGATGA
- a CDS encoding elongator complex protein 3 has protein sequence MKVYPFFIPHVGCPHRCRFCQQQKVSGHSSVPSPEQVANDLPLLLPEKGTGEVAFYGGSFTLLEPGLQMDYLQQVEPFIANGQVSGVRISTRPDAIGEEQLNLLQQGGVTTVELGCQSFSGEVLEAAGRGHGPQVVAPAVALLRSRSFQVGLQLMPGLPGSDSGEALQSLRKALDLRPDFLRIYPAVVLRDTALENDFLQGRYRPLCLDEAVDLCAEMLWHCREAGVPVIRLGLQSTASLVPDEALVAGPFHPAFGALVRSRLWRRALTTVLAGQGKFPVQVHPADLSDVLDQRRGNLDFFETRGQYLVLQSDPGMGRDHFEVNGQIHALQTAVNFPPIQTF, from the coding sequence ATGAAGGTCTACCCCTTTTTTATTCCTCATGTGGGCTGTCCTCATCGATGCCGGTTTTGTCAGCAACAGAAAGTGTCCGGCCATTCTTCAGTTCCATCGCCCGAACAGGTCGCTAATGACCTGCCCTTGCTGTTGCCCGAGAAAGGCACCGGCGAGGTAGCTTTTTATGGGGGCAGCTTCACTCTTCTGGAGCCAGGCTTGCAGATGGATTATCTGCAGCAGGTGGAGCCTTTTATCGCGAACGGTCAGGTTTCCGGTGTTCGAATTTCGACTCGACCGGATGCGATCGGCGAAGAGCAGCTTAACCTGTTGCAGCAGGGCGGTGTAACCACGGTGGAGTTAGGCTGTCAGTCTTTTTCCGGTGAAGTGCTGGAGGCCGCTGGAAGAGGGCACGGTCCGCAAGTAGTAGCGCCTGCTGTTGCTCTGCTTCGTTCCCGATCTTTTCAGGTCGGGCTGCAATTGATGCCCGGCCTGCCGGGTTCAGACTCAGGGGAAGCCCTGCAATCGTTACGCAAGGCTCTGGATCTCAGGCCGGACTTTTTGCGTATTTATCCAGCGGTTGTACTGCGAGACACAGCACTGGAAAATGATTTCCTGCAAGGGCGGTATCGGCCTCTTTGTCTAGATGAGGCCGTCGACCTCTGTGCTGAAATGCTTTGGCATTGTCGAGAAGCCGGTGTTCCGGTTATTCGTTTAGGCCTGCAGTCCACCGCTTCTCTTGTGCCCGATGAGGCGCTGGTCGCCGGGCCTTTTCATCCCGCTTTTGGTGCTCTGGTGCGATCTCGCCTCTGGCGGCGGGCTTTGACCACGGTATTGGCAGGGCAGGGGAAGTTTCCGGTTCAGGTACATCCTGCCGATCTGAGCGATGTGCTCGATCAACGACGGGGCAATCTGGATTTTTTTGAAACACGGGGTCAATATTTGGTACTGCAAAGCGACCCTGGAATGGGGCGGGATCATTTCGAGGTTAACGGCCAAATCCATGCGTTGCAGACAGCTGTAAATTTTCCTCCCATTCAGACTTTTTGA
- the era gene encoding GTPase Era, with product MSTDAKGFRSGFVSIVGRPNVGKSTLLNALLGQKIAIASDKPQTTRNRILGIYTREETQILFLDTPGIHKAKGRLNKFMVEQALSTCKNVDAVLFLVEATDQPGGGDDFILDLLSKGKVPVILGINKADLVDKPALLPLIAAYAERLDFAGILPLSGLTGEGVEGLIDLVQGLLPEGPHYYPEDMITDQPERFIVAEMIREQLLKQTHDEVPYGVAVAVERFTEKPNKNLVVIEAVIHVEREAHKSIVIGKKGAKLRAIGQAARYDIERMLGTRVFLELFVRVEKNWTQSNRLLKEFGYE from the coding sequence ATGAGCACAGATGCAAAAGGATTTCGCTCGGGATTTGTTTCCATTGTCGGCCGGCCCAATGTAGGAAAATCTACACTGCTTAACGCCCTGTTGGGACAAAAAATCGCCATTGCGAGCGACAAGCCACAGACGACCCGTAATCGCATCCTTGGTATCTATACCCGGGAAGAAACGCAGATTCTGTTTCTGGATACTCCCGGAATTCACAAGGCCAAAGGCAGGCTCAATAAATTCATGGTCGAGCAGGCCCTGTCGACCTGCAAGAATGTCGATGCGGTGCTTTTTTTGGTAGAGGCTACCGACCAACCTGGCGGCGGAGACGATTTTATTCTGGATCTGCTGTCCAAAGGCAAAGTACCGGTAATTCTCGGAATCAATAAAGCGGATCTGGTCGACAAGCCTGCCTTGCTGCCTCTTATCGCCGCTTATGCCGAACGGTTGGACTTTGCCGGTATCTTACCCCTGTCCGGTCTTACCGGCGAGGGAGTCGAGGGGCTGATCGATCTGGTGCAGGGGCTGCTGCCGGAAGGGCCCCATTATTATCCCGAAGATATGATCACCGACCAGCCAGAGAGATTTATCGTTGCCGAGATGATTCGGGAGCAACTGCTCAAGCAAACTCACGACGAAGTGCCCTACGGCGTGGCGGTGGCAGTAGAGCGGTTCACTGAAAAACCGAATAAAAACCTGGTTGTGATCGAGGCAGTGATTCACGTTGAACGGGAAGCCCATAAAAGCATTGTGATTGGTAAAAAGGGTGCTAAATTACGGGCGATAGGGCAGGCTGCTCGTTATGACATCGAACGGATGCTTGGAACTCGGGTGTTTTTAGAACTGTTTGTACGGGTCGAGAAGAATTGGACTCAGTCCAATCGATTGTTAAAGGAATTCGGTTACGAATAG
- the der gene encoding ribosome biogenesis GTPase Der yields the protein MSVVAIVGRPNVGKSTLFNRIIGQRRAIVEDVPGVTRDRNYAEVTRYSTPFILIDTGGFEPISEDRLLVQMREQSQLAVEEADVILMVMDGREGLTPSDVEVVSGLRRAGKPVFYVINKVDGPKQDAETVDFYSLGVDKVHAISAEHGRGVSDLMDEVLAVLPHDELAAEEEASEVRLAVIGRPNVGKSSLVNRLLGYERVVANATAGTTRDSIDSPLEYNDQRYVLIDTAGIRRKGKVSQKLEKFSVVQALKGMDRAHVVLVVIDASEGVTEQDLTVAGYAYEKGRAVILVVNKWDLIVKDHKTMGQYTADLRDSFKFLPFAPVLFVSALSGQRTNRIMGMVEKVAAEFNRRIPTPELNRVLKEATISHAPPMSQGKRVKLFYITQTAVRPPTFVAFGNRTQGIHFSYHRYLVNQLREAFGFEGCPIRLFFKDRE from the coding sequence ATGTCCGTAGTTGCTATCGTCGGTCGTCCGAATGTGGGGAAATCGACACTTTTTAATCGTATTATCGGCCAGCGTCGGGCCATTGTCGAAGATGTGCCTGGGGTAACGCGCGATCGCAATTATGCCGAGGTGACCCGCTATAGTACGCCATTTATCCTCATCGATACCGGCGGCTTTGAACCGATTAGCGAAGATCGTTTGCTGGTACAAATGCGCGAGCAGTCGCAGCTGGCAGTAGAAGAGGCTGATGTCATTCTGATGGTAATGGATGGCCGGGAGGGTCTAACGCCATCTGACGTTGAAGTAGTTTCTGGTTTACGTCGTGCCGGAAAACCGGTTTTTTATGTAATTAATAAGGTCGACGGTCCCAAGCAGGACGCCGAAACCGTAGATTTTTATTCCCTCGGTGTTGATAAGGTGCATGCCATATCGGCGGAACATGGTCGTGGAGTCAGCGACCTGATGGATGAAGTCCTGGCCGTTCTGCCTCATGATGAATTGGCGGCCGAAGAAGAGGCTTCGGAAGTACGACTGGCAGTGATTGGCCGACCTAACGTTGGCAAATCATCACTGGTCAATCGTTTGCTCGGCTACGAAAGAGTGGTGGCAAACGCCACCGCCGGGACCACTCGGGACAGCATTGACTCCCCCCTTGAATACAATGACCAGCGTTATGTGCTGATTGATACGGCCGGTATCCGCCGCAAGGGCAAGGTAAGCCAAAAGCTGGAAAAGTTCAGCGTGGTGCAGGCTCTTAAGGGTATGGACCGGGCTCATGTGGTCCTTGTGGTAATTGACGCCTCCGAAGGGGTTACCGAGCAGGATCTGACCGTGGCTGGGTATGCCTACGAAAAGGGTCGCGCGGTAATCTTGGTGGTCAATAAGTGGGATCTGATAGTTAAGGACCACAAGACCATGGGGCAATATACCGCTGATTTGCGCGATTCTTTCAAGTTTTTGCCTTTTGCCCCCGTATTGTTCGTCTCAGCTTTAAGCGGGCAGCGCACAAATCGGATTATGGGTATGGTGGAGAAGGTGGCTGCGGAGTTTAATCGCCGTATTCCTACACCGGAACTGAACCGGGTTTTGAAAGAGGCTACGATCAGTCACGCACCGCCTATGTCTCAGGGCAAACGGGTCAAATTGTTTTATATCACTCAGACAGCGGTAAGGCCACCGACCTTTGTAGCCTTTGGCAACCGGACCCAGGGCATACATTTTTCCTACCACCGCTATTTGGTGAACCAGTTGCGCGAGGCCTTTGGTTTTGAGGGCTGCCCCATTCGACTCTTCTTTAAGGATCGCGAATAA
- a CDS encoding DUF4388 domain-containing protein, translating into MSLSGRLEDLQLRDLLQILGLSRNSGLLQLTSGENRAELLFSEGLVVSALQNVEESSHNAPLPSNSDDMALRRRAMSQLVRELMHWDQGDFSFKAVQVAETIHHTASEEHVCLDQGVSLDELLREEPIVLPLSGSAPEEPILVHKQNNSVKPESVGRAGTMPDVLLVDDDAGVAENLVKALVRKGLNARAFSCGKAFLDAATSAWKDDHSPLLIIDLIMPRLHGGGILGGLELVEQVHSLRPDQLCLVYSDTPCPEVERRLQKLGVAELLSKPMSRISGGDDDSAAVNDFCDAIAKQSAVLLGVPSPAPEENSLEETASAASSVVSSANSGTMMDVPSAGMGVLKGMLQELQAAESREQVMLLVLRFASEVLGRAVLFSVGKEHIVGLGQFGYGNAEVSVDEKVRKIRLPLAETSSLSDILERPGIRYGLLGEGAWDTYLRQELGLSKDCEVFIGSLVSDGRVLAILCGDKQDAQQDIADSYALEIFLQQAGIILENLQIRGQLQGLADLLGKTFDC; encoded by the coding sequence ATGAGTCTTTCTGGTCGCCTGGAAGATCTACAGTTAAGGGATCTGTTGCAAATCCTTGGATTAAGCCGGAATAGTGGTCTTCTGCAACTGACCAGCGGCGAAAATAGGGCCGAATTATTGTTTAGTGAAGGCTTGGTTGTTTCTGCTTTGCAAAACGTGGAAGAGAGCAGTCACAATGCCCCACTTCCCAGCAATAGCGATGATATGGCATTGCGTCGCCGCGCCATGAGCCAACTGGTCAGAGAATTAATGCATTGGGATCAGGGGGACTTTTCTTTTAAAGCTGTCCAGGTAGCGGAGACTATTCATCATACTGCCTCAGAAGAGCATGTTTGTCTTGATCAAGGGGTGAGTCTGGACGAGCTACTTCGTGAAGAACCTATTGTGTTACCTCTCTCCGGGAGTGCGCCCGAAGAACCGATTCTGGTCCATAAACAGAATAATAGTGTTAAGCCTGAGTCCGTAGGCCGTGCGGGTACTATGCCAGATGTTCTGCTGGTCGACGATGATGCAGGGGTTGCAGAGAATTTGGTTAAGGCCTTGGTCCGGAAAGGACTCAACGCGCGAGCCTTTAGCTGCGGCAAGGCTTTCCTCGATGCTGCAACGTCTGCCTGGAAAGACGATCACTCTCCGCTTCTTATAATTGATTTGATTATGCCCCGTTTGCATGGCGGTGGCATTCTCGGCGGGCTGGAACTGGTCGAGCAGGTTCATTCTTTGCGTCCTGATCAATTGTGCCTGGTGTATAGCGACACTCCCTGCCCTGAAGTTGAACGGCGTTTGCAGAAATTAGGGGTGGCCGAACTTCTAAGTAAGCCAATGTCTCGTATATCCGGCGGTGACGACGATTCTGCTGCAGTAAATGATTTTTGTGACGCTATTGCAAAACAATCAGCCGTTCTTTTAGGAGTACCTTCTCCAGCCCCTGAAGAGAATTCTTTGGAAGAGACGGCCTCCGCCGCATCCTCTGTTGTGTCTTCAGCCAATAGCGGAACTATGATGGATGTTCCTAGTGCCGGGATGGGGGTCCTTAAAGGGATGCTGCAAGAGTTGCAGGCTGCCGAGAGCAGAGAGCAGGTAATGTTGCTGGTCCTGCGATTTGCTTCGGAAGTGTTAGGCAGGGCGGTGCTGTTTTCTGTCGGCAAGGAACATATTGTCGGACTCGGTCAATTCGGCTATGGGAATGCCGAGGTTTCGGTTGACGAAAAAGTGCGCAAAATCAGGTTGCCTTTGGCGGAAACCAGTTCTCTTTCCGATATTCTTGAACGGCCTGGAATCCGATACGGGCTGTTGGGAGAAGGGGCTTGGGACACTTATTTGCGCCAGGAACTTGGACTTAGCAAGGACTGCGAGGTTTTTATTGGCTCTCTTGTAAGTGACGGCCGGGTTTTAGCTATCCTTTGTGGCGACAAACAGGACGCTCAGCAAGACATAGCTGATAGCTATGCCCTTGAGATATTTCTTCAGCAGGCAGGAATTATTCTCGAAAATCTGCAAATACGTGGTCAACTGCAGGGTCTGGCCGATTTGCTGGGTAAAACCTTTGATTGTTGA
- a CDS encoding response regulator, whose translation MGKNKILVVEDEESLLRLESILLTSKGYDVIGASNGQQALDAVISDRPDLVLLDIMLPEIDGFEVCNRIKNNPETKGIPVIMVTAKKTGEDMARGEAVGADWYITKPFKSAMVIETIQRFLP comes from the coding sequence GTGGGAAAGAACAAGATTCTGGTTGTCGAGGACGAAGAAAGTCTACTCAGGCTGGAAAGTATTTTGTTGACCTCGAAGGGATATGATGTCATCGGGGCCAGTAATGGCCAGCAGGCCCTTGATGCGGTCATCTCAGATCGTCCCGACCTGGTATTGTTAGACATCATGTTGCCGGAGATTGACGGTTTCGAAGTCTGCAATCGCATCAAGAACAATCCCGAAACCAAGGGAATTCCCGTTATTATGGTAACTGCCAAAAAAACCGGGGAAGATATGGCTCGCGGCGAAGCTGTTGGAGCTGACTGGTATATCACCAAGCCTTTCAAGTCAGCCATGGTAATCGAAACAATTCAGCGTTTTCTCCCCTGA
- the infA gene encoding translation initiation factor IF-1 produces MAKEEAIEVEGEVVEPLPNAMFRVKLDNGHVVLAHISGKMRKFYIRILPGDRVTVELSPYDLTRGRITYREK; encoded by the coding sequence TTGGCAAAAGAAGAAGCGATCGAAGTCGAAGGCGAGGTTGTAGAGCCGTTACCCAACGCCATGTTCCGGGTCAAGCTCGACAACGGACATGTTGTGCTGGCGCATATTTCCGGAAAAATGCGCAAATTCTACATTCGCATCCTGCCCGGTGACCGGGTAACCGTAGAATTGTCCCCCTACGATCTGACTCGGGGCCGGATCACCTATCGCGAAAAATAA